A single window of Candoia aspera isolate rCanAsp1 chromosome 3, rCanAsp1.hap2, whole genome shotgun sequence DNA harbors:
- the RIN2 gene encoding ras and Rab interactor 2 isoform X4, whose amino-acid sequence MREEVFLRDVLPFTLKLPHVIATATTESELEEVAQLGLNFWSSPANSKLQKSSPLQKPLPSDSIYKGSEQLCLINGVHSIRTRTPSELECSQTNGALCFINPLFLKVHSQDVGGNLKRPGPKAQDVNGPERSRSPPPRPPPPSIHSLLAHPQLSRTTNQTSLPETVSHSKHWDLDVIQKRPTPIPPPRLKKKALSLEAESNAKNSAVNEPSHNLVDGTEAASIPGGAPPQQNLESKNSLAAHCESQVQWNGGRQRLSNMSLSTSSSDSLDFDRSMPLFAYDGDTNSSLEDFEGESDQESMAPPLKPKKKRNGSFVLPKIVKSQLRKMSGVFSSFMTPEKRMVKKIAEMSQDKRTYFGCLVQDYISFLQENKECHVSSTDMLQTIRQFMTQVKSYLSQSSELDPPIESLIPEDQIDVVLEKAMHKCILKPLKDHVEMMLKEFHTADGSWKQLKENLQLVRQRNPQELGVFVPTPDFVDVEKIKVKFMAMQKMYSPEKKVMLLLRVCKLIYTVMENNSGRMYGADDFLPVLTYVVAQCDMLELDVEIEYMMELLDPTLLHGEGGYYLTSAYGALSLIKNFQEEQAARLLCSEARNTLRQWHKRRTTNRTIPSVDDFQNYLRVAFQEINSGCTGKTLLVRPYITTEDVCQLCAEKFKVDNPENYSLFLFIDDTWQQLTEDTYPQKIKAELHSRPQPQVFHFVYKRINNDPYGAIFQNDNSDQNT is encoded by the exons ATTTTTGGAGCTCTCCAGctaacagcaagctgcaaaaatcTTCACCCCTCCAGAAGCCTCTGCCTTCAGACAGCATTTATAAAGGCTCCGAGCAGCTCTGCCTCATAAATGGAGTTCATTCTATAAGAACCAGAACGCCTTCGGAGCTGGAATGCAGCCAGACCAATGGAGCCCTGTGTTTTATTAATCCTCTCTTCTTGAAAGTGCATAGCCAGGATGTTGGTGGAAATCTGAAAAGACCAGGTCCAAAAGCACAAGATGTGAATGGCCCTGAGAGATCCCGTTCTCCCCCACCAAGGCCTCCCCCACCTTCTATTCATAGCCTCCTTGCACACCCTCAGCTGTCCAGGACTACAAACCAGACCAGTCTGCCAGAAACTGTCAGTCACAGCAAACACTGGGACTTGGATGTGATACAGAAGAGGCCAACTCCTATCCCACCGCCACGCCTGAAAAAAAAGGCTCTCTCTTTAGAGGCTGAGAGCAATGCAAAGAACTCGGCAGTAAATGAACCCAGCCATAATTTGGTGGATGGCACAGAAGCTGCCAGCATTCCAGGTGGAGCTCCGCCTCAGCAGAACTTGGAGAGCAAAAACAGCTTAGCTGCACACTGTGAGTCACAAGTGCAGTGGAATGGAGGCAGGCAAAGACTAAGCAACATGAGCCTGTCCACATCCTCCTCTGACTCTCTGGATTTTGATCGGAGCATGCCGCTCTTTGCCTACGATGGGGATACCAACAGCAGCCTGGAGGATTTCGAGGGGGAGAGTGACCAGGAAAGCATGGCACCTCCCTtgaagcccaagaaaaaaaggaacggCTCATTTGTACTTCCCAAAATTGTCAAATCCCAGCTGAGGAAAATGAGTGGCGTCTTCAGTTCCTTCATGACCCCAGAGAAAAGGATGGTTAAGAAAATAGCAGAAATGTCTCAAGACAAGCGCACCTATTTTGGTTGCCTAGTTCAGGACTATATAAGCTTCCTGCAGGAGAACAAGGAGTGTCATGTTTCCAGCACAGACATGCTTCAGACTATTCGGCAGTTTATGACCCAAGTAAAGAGCTATTTATCTCAGAGCTCTGAACTGGATCCCCCCATTGAGTCTCTGATTCCGGAGGACCAGATAG ATGTGGTATTAGAGAAGGCCATGCATAAATGCATCTTGAAACCCCTCAAGGACCACGTGGAGATGATGTTGAAAGAGTTCCATACAGCTGATGGCTCATGGAAGCAGTTGAAAGAGAATCTTCAACTCGTCCGACAGCGAAATCCTCAGGAGCTGGGTGTTTTCGTCCCAACACCAGATTTCGTAGATGTTGAAAAGATTAAAGTCAAGTTCATGGCCATGCAGAAAATGTACTCCCCTGAAAAGAAAGTTATGCTGCTACTAAGAGTGTGCAAACTGATTTACACTGTGATGGAAAACAATTCAG GGAGAATGTATGGGGCTGATGACTTTTTGCCAGTGCTGACCTATGTTGTGGCTCAGTGTGACATGCTGGAGCTGGATGTGGAAATTGAGTACATGATGGAACTGCTGGACCCAACCTTGCTGCATGGAGAAG GAGGCTACTATTTGACAAGCGCATATGGAGCACTATCCTTAATTAAAAATTTCCAAGAAGAACAAGCAGCCAGACTGTTGTGTTCAGAAGCCAGAAATACTCTCAGGCAGTGGCATAAGCGGAGAACAACAAACAGAACAATCCCATCTGTTGATGATTTTCAG AACTACCTACGAGTTGCATTCCAGGAAATAAACAGTGGCTGCACAGGAAAAACGTTGTTAGTGAGACCATACATTACTACAGAAGATGTGTGTCAGCTCTGTGCTGAGAAGTTTAAAGTGGATAATCCTGAGAACTATAGCCTGTTTCTTTTTATTGATGACACTTGGCAGCAACTGACAGAAGATACCTATCCCCAAAAAATCAAAGCTGAACTGCACAGTCGGCCACAGCCTCAggttttccattttgtttataAGCGCATCAACAACGATCCTTATGGGGCTATCTTCCAGAATGACAACAGTGACCAAAATACATAA